A window of the Candidatus Brocadiaceae bacterium genome harbors these coding sequences:
- a CDS encoding NAD(P)-dependent glycerol-3-phosphate dehydrogenase has translation MTSKLLKKRITVIGNGGWGTALAILLHKKGYEVTLWGSDASYVEYLKENKENVKFLKGIPIPPGIHNTSQISSELMDAQLIVSATPTPYLRSVLLKFKDVFVPGIHIVSITKGIENDTLMRPSEIISDVLNGQHISLLVGPSHAEEVARELPTTVVASSKISALAEQVQEVFTTDRFRVYTNPDMLGVELGAALKNVVAIAAGICDGLHFGDTSKAALISRGLAEISRLGIAMGAERSTFSGLSGLGDLITTCISPYGRNRWVGEQIGKGEKVQVILENMEKIAEGVFTTKSVMKLVEKLHVEMPITREIYNILFLNKDPLVAVRNLMMRTPKSEIEELI, from the coding sequence ATGACCTCAAAATTATTAAAAAAAAGAATTACCGTCATTGGAAATGGCGGATGGGGTACGGCCCTTGCAATATTATTACACAAAAAAGGTTATGAAGTAACTCTCTGGGGCTCTGATGCGTCGTACGTTGAATATCTAAAAGAAAACAAAGAAAATGTTAAGTTTTTAAAAGGCATACCTATACCTCCGGGGATACACAACACTTCTCAAATCAGTAGTGAATTAATGGATGCCCAGCTTATTGTGTCTGCAACTCCTACCCCGTACCTGCGTTCTGTTTTGTTGAAATTTAAAGATGTCTTTGTGCCAGGAATTCATATTGTCAGCATTACCAAAGGCATCGAAAATGATACCCTGATGAGGCCAAGCGAGATTATCTCGGACGTGCTGAACGGGCAACACATTTCCTTGCTTGTTGGCCCAAGCCATGCTGAAGAGGTGGCACGGGAACTGCCTACTACAGTAGTTGCTTCATCAAAAATTTCTGCCCTGGCTGAACAGGTCCAGGAAGTTTTTACCACGGACAGATTCAGGGTGTATACCAACCCCGATATGCTCGGCGTTGAATTGGGAGCGGCGTTAAAAAATGTTGTTGCTATAGCGGCAGGCATCTGTGACGGATTACACTTTGGTGATACCTCAAAAGCCGCCCTCATTTCACGAGGACTTGCAGAGATCAGTCGCCTCGGCATTGCTATGGGGGCAGAAAGAAGCACCTTTTCCGGACTTTCCGGCCTGGGTGATTTAATAACAACATGTATCAGTCCATACGGGAGAAACCGCTGGGTTGGTGAGCAGATCGGAAAAGGGGAAAAAGTGCAGGTAATTCTGGAAAATATGGAAAAAATCGCGGAAGGTGTATTTACTACAAAATCCGTTATGAAACTGGTAGAGAAGCTTCATGTGGAAATGCCCATAACAAGGGAAATCTACAATATTCTGTTTCTGAACAAAGACCCGCTGGTTGCTGTACGCAACCTTATGATGCGCACCCCAAAATCGGAAATAGAAGAATTGATCTGA
- a CDS encoding serine hydroxymethyltransferase has protein sequence MTTLKNDDQEIWQAIQRESERQQNTIDLIASENICSLAVQEAQGSSMTNKYAEGYAGKRWYAGCGNVDTVESLAIERAKQIFGAEHANVQPNAGSQANMAVCFSVLKPGDRLLGMDLSHGGHLTHGFKKNFSGMMYNITHYGVKKETGLIDYDELRKIALKTKPHMIIAGASAYPRILDFKRFREIADEVGAYFMADIAHIAGLIAADAHPNPVPYADFVTTTTHKTLRGPRGGLILCKSKYAKQIDSMVFPGIQGGPFMHIIAAKAVAFKEAMSDEFKLCQRQTIKNAQAMAQEFVNRGYTIVSGGTDNHLFLVDLRNKNTKGKEVQILLETVDIILNRNTIPFDEGSANEPSGIRIGTPTVTSRGMKEGDVIKIVECIDKVITQPNDNATKEEVKNTVKDLCENYPLHAVVS, from the coding sequence ATGACCACTTTAAAAAACGATGACCAAGAAATCTGGCAAGCCATACAAAGAGAATCAGAAAGGCAGCAAAATACCATAGATCTCATTGCATCCGAAAACATTTGCAGCCTTGCTGTCCAGGAAGCCCAGGGGTCATCAATGACCAATAAGTATGCTGAGGGATATGCAGGGAAACGATGGTATGCCGGCTGTGGGAATGTTGATACCGTGGAAAGTCTGGCCATAGAAAGGGCAAAACAAATCTTCGGAGCAGAACACGCAAATGTACAACCTAATGCGGGTTCGCAGGCAAACATGGCGGTTTGTTTTTCCGTGCTGAAACCAGGCGACCGTCTGCTGGGTATGGATTTATCACATGGAGGCCACCTCACCCATGGATTTAAAAAGAATTTCTCGGGAATGATGTACAATATTACCCATTACGGTGTGAAAAAAGAAACGGGACTGATAGATTACGATGAATTACGGAAAATTGCGTTAAAAACAAAACCTCACATGATTATCGCCGGCGCAAGCGCATATCCAAGGATTCTTGATTTTAAACGTTTCAGAGAAATTGCCGATGAGGTCGGAGCTTATTTTATGGCTGATATTGCCCATATCGCAGGGCTCATTGCGGCGGATGCGCATCCCAATCCCGTTCCGTACGCAGATTTTGTCACAACGACAACCCATAAAACATTACGGGGTCCCAGGGGCGGCTTAATTTTGTGCAAATCGAAATATGCAAAACAGATTGATTCCATGGTTTTCCCGGGAATTCAAGGAGGACCATTTATGCACATCATTGCGGCAAAAGCAGTTGCCTTTAAGGAAGCAATGTCTGATGAATTTAAACTATGCCAAAGACAAACAATAAAAAATGCACAGGCAATGGCTCAGGAATTTGTAAACAGGGGATATACTATTGTCTCTGGCGGAACAGACAACCATCTCTTCTTAGTCGACTTGCGCAATAAAAACACAAAAGGAAAAGAAGTGCAGATATTGCTGGAAACCGTCGATATTATTCTCAACAGGAATACTATCCCTTTCGACGAAGGAAGCGCAAACGAACCGAGTGGCATACGCATCGGCACCCCCACAGTTACTTCACGAGGCATGAAAGAAGGCGATGTTATTAAAATAGTGGAGTGTATTGACAAAGTTATCACGCAACCAAATGATAACGCAACGAAAGAAGAGGTGAAAAATACCGTTAAAGACTTGTGCGAAAACTATCCGCTACATGCTGTGGTATCATAA